From a region of the Listeria monocytogenes ATCC 19117 genome:
- a CDS encoding carbohydrate ABC transporter permease codes for MKQFLNKNTPYLFISPALFLLLLFSLLPILLAFVISFTDIDLVGLADYSKINFVGVDNYVNIMQDPVFLKSIFNTLFYVIIGVPLVIVCSLGIALMINFSQAKIFQFFRLIFYTPSITNVVAVAVVWSYLYNPRFGLLNYLLSFLDLGPVPWLQDPTIAKLSLIILAVWRAIGVNMIIFLAALQGIPREYYEAASLDGANSRQQLFKITVPMLRFAIFFVTVTTMIGWLQFFEEPFVMTEGGPLDSTNSVALFIYQNGFQLSKFGYAAAGSFILFIAIIIITIIQFRIQRKNNDGDI; via the coding sequence ATGAAACAATTTTTAAATAAAAATACACCCTATTTGTTTATATCGCCAGCACTGTTTTTACTTCTTCTGTTTTCCCTACTTCCGATTTTGCTTGCTTTTGTCATTAGTTTTACGGACATTGATTTAGTCGGGCTTGCCGATTACTCTAAAATTAACTTTGTTGGTGTGGACAATTACGTCAATATTATGCAAGACCCGGTATTTTTAAAATCTATTTTTAACACGCTTTTCTATGTAATTATTGGCGTTCCACTTGTTATCGTCTGCTCGCTTGGTATTGCGCTGATGATTAACTTCTCACAAGCGAAGATTTTCCAATTTTTCCGCTTAATCTTCTACACTCCTTCAATTACAAACGTTGTTGCTGTAGCTGTCGTTTGGAGTTACTTATATAATCCGCGCTTTGGTTTACTTAACTATTTGCTCTCGTTTTTAGACTTAGGACCAGTTCCATGGTTACAAGACCCTACTATTGCGAAATTATCACTGATTATCCTAGCTGTTTGGCGGGCAATCGGTGTAAATATGATTATTTTCTTAGCCGCACTACAAGGCATTCCACGTGAATATTATGAAGCAGCCTCCCTTGACGGAGCAAATAGCCGTCAACAATTATTTAAAATTACGGTTCCAATGCTTCGTTTCGCCATTTTCTTTGTAACAGTTACAACGATGATTGGTTGGTTGCAATTCTTCGAGGAGCCGTTCGTTATGACAGAAGGTGGACCACTTGATAGTACGAACTCTGTTGCCCTCTTTATCTATCAAAACGGTTTCCAATTAAGTAAATTTGGTTATGCCGCTGCTGGATCGTTCATCTTGTTTATCGCGATTATTATTATCACGATTATTCAATTCCGGATTCAGCGCAAAAATAATGATGGGGATATTTAA
- a CDS encoding carbohydrate ABC transporter permease, whose translation MNQYRQKSRGAQIAVITILTVGGFFMILPFIWMVLSSLKTDAEILKIPPTIWPETFTLDNFTKLFTEMDFAIYLKNTLIIVFFSFFGLFLNAMAGYGFAKFKFKGKNKLFYLVLATMMIPGQVTMIPVYLLLNAAGLTNTMTGIVLPGLVGAFGIFLFRQFMSTISDDLLEAARLDGASEFYIFWRIVIPISRPVLAVQGILTFIAGWNSFLWPLIIANDEKFYTLSVGLQLLKGQYGSNYALQMAGATFMVIPIILIFMTFQKYILKGFNVSGMK comes from the coding sequence ATGAATCAATATAGACAAAAATCGCGCGGCGCTCAAATTGCCGTAATTACAATTTTAACGGTTGGCGGATTCTTTATGATTTTACCGTTCATTTGGATGGTTCTCTCCTCTTTGAAAACGGATGCTGAAATTTTAAAAATCCCACCTACTATTTGGCCAGAAACTTTCACACTAGATAATTTCACCAAACTATTTACTGAAATGGACTTTGCTATTTACTTAAAAAATACGTTAATCATTGTGTTCTTCTCGTTTTTCGGTTTATTTTTAAATGCGATGGCGGGTTACGGCTTTGCTAAATTTAAATTTAAAGGGAAAAACAAGTTATTTTATCTTGTTCTTGCTACAATGATGATTCCAGGACAAGTAACAATGATTCCGGTTTACTTGCTGCTTAATGCGGCTGGATTAACGAATACGATGACAGGGATTGTGCTTCCAGGACTTGTTGGGGCATTCGGAATTTTCTTATTCCGTCAATTTATGTCCACCATATCCGATGATTTACTCGAAGCAGCAAGACTTGATGGCGCTAGTGAATTTTATATTTTCTGGCGGATAGTTATCCCTATTTCCCGCCCTGTGCTTGCGGTACAAGGTATTCTTACTTTCATCGCTGGTTGGAACTCGTTCTTATGGCCGTTAATCATTGCCAACGACGAAAAATTCTACACCCTATCAGTTGGCCTTCAATTATTAAAAGGTCAATATGGCAGCAACTACGCCTTACAAATGGCCGGAGCAACCTTCATGGTTATTCCAATTATCTTGATTTTCATGACATTCCAAAAGTACATTTTAAAAGGCTTCAACGTTTCTGGAATGAAATAA
- a CDS encoding glutamate synthase subunit beta, whose product MGKATGFMEYDRIPSPGRDPKSRTRDWNEYSLPMPVADLTLQAARCMDCGVPFCSVGMEIKNGVSGCPLHNLIPEWNDAVYRGDWYEALQLLLKTNNFPEFTGRICPAPCEGGCTVAISEPAVGIKSIEKAIIDRGFEEGWIKPAPPKKRTGKRIAVIGSGPAGLACADQLNKAGHSVTVIEKSDRIGGLLMYGIPTMKLEKEQVTRRVNLMAEEGIEFVTGVAAGTDVTFAELREEYDSIVLATGAGNARDIPLAGRDAAGIHFAVPYLSQSTRDNLDNGGVQTLSAKGKNVVIIGGGDTGADCVATALRQGAKSIYQFGIQDKLPELRDGENPWPQYPRVFKMDYAHEEAEAVYGRDPREYLINTTSFEKDEAGNLIGLHTVEVEENKAERKYTPVEGSEKYFEVDMVLIAIGFAGTTEDIFTNFGVGKTDRHTIDAAKGFYRTSEEGVFACGDARHGQSLVVTAIAEGREAAREVDFYLMGETFLP is encoded by the coding sequence ATGGGAAAAGCAACTGGATTTATGGAATATGACCGAATTCCCTCTCCAGGACGTGATCCGAAAAGCCGGACACGTGACTGGAACGAATATAGTTTACCAATGCCGGTAGCAGATTTAACATTACAAGCCGCTCGTTGCATGGATTGTGGCGTACCGTTTTGTAGTGTAGGAATGGAAATTAAAAATGGTGTTTCAGGCTGTCCGCTGCATAATTTAATTCCCGAGTGGAACGATGCCGTTTATCGGGGTGACTGGTATGAAGCCTTACAACTACTCTTAAAAACAAATAATTTTCCAGAGTTTACTGGTCGTATTTGTCCGGCACCGTGTGAAGGTGGCTGTACGGTGGCAATTTCGGAACCTGCTGTAGGGATTAAATCCATCGAAAAAGCGATTATTGACCGAGGTTTTGAAGAAGGCTGGATTAAACCGGCTCCTCCTAAAAAACGTACCGGTAAACGAATTGCTGTGATTGGGTCAGGACCGGCTGGACTTGCCTGCGCCGATCAATTAAATAAAGCTGGCCATAGCGTAACGGTCATTGAAAAAAGTGATCGCATTGGTGGCTTATTAATGTACGGTATTCCAACGATGAAACTGGAGAAAGAACAAGTAACGCGCCGAGTGAACTTGATGGCGGAAGAAGGAATCGAATTCGTCACAGGTGTTGCAGCAGGGACAGATGTTACTTTTGCAGAACTACGCGAAGAGTATGATTCTATCGTTCTTGCGACAGGAGCAGGGAATGCGCGTGATATCCCACTTGCCGGACGTGATGCAGCTGGGATTCACTTCGCTGTTCCGTATTTATCGCAAAGTACGCGTGATAATCTGGATAACGGCGGGGTACAAACACTTTCTGCTAAAGGTAAAAATGTGGTGATTATCGGTGGTGGAGATACAGGTGCTGACTGTGTGGCAACTGCGCTCAGACAAGGGGCAAAAAGTATTTATCAATTCGGTATTCAAGATAAACTACCCGAATTGCGTGATGGCGAAAACCCTTGGCCGCAATATCCACGTGTTTTCAAAATGGATTATGCGCACGAAGAAGCGGAAGCAGTGTATGGAAGAGATCCACGTGAGTACCTTATTAATACAACTTCTTTTGAAAAAGATGAAGCAGGAAATCTTATTGGACTGCATACTGTAGAAGTAGAAGAAAATAAGGCAGAAAGAAAATATACACCTGTAGAAGGTAGCGAAAAATACTTTGAAGTAGATATGGTTCTAATTGCGATTGGTTTTGCAGGAACAACCGAAGATATTTTTACAAACTTTGGTGTAGGAAAAACAGATCGTCATACGATAGATGCTGCTAAAGGATTTTACCGCACAAGCGAAGAGGGCGTATTCGCTTGCGGAGATGCGCGTCACGGTCAAAGTTTAGTTGTAACCGCGATTGCAGAAGGACGAGAAGCAGCTCGTGAAGTAGACTTTTACTTGATGGGTGAAACATTTTTACCATAA
- the gltB gene encoding glutamate synthase large subunit produces MKQTNLPKKHGLYNPENEHDACGIGFVANIKKISSHKIVEQGIHMLCQLKHRGGEVGGDTGDGAGILLEISDSFFRRECSKLGINLPEKYHYAVGMFNFPQNKTERECLMAETEKLIASEGQTFLGWRKLPTDVTKVGAGARKTEPAIYQLFIQKNAKLDEAGFERALYLIRKQIEKFAATSKQITETFYVPSLSTRTVIFKGMLLPEQINQYYLDLADPAYVSAFALVHSRFSTNTFPSWERAHPYRYLIHNGEINTQRGNVNWMKAREKRAESDLLGEDLAKLLPIIDESGSDSATLDNALEFLVQAGRSLPHAAMMLIPEPWDKNPHMTDPKRAFYEYHSTLMEPWDGPTSISFTNGRVIGTILDRNGLRPARYYETKDHTIIYSSETGVVPVDPSEIIRKETVGAGTMLLIDLEEGRIVTDAELKEELTTEKPYREWLEAEMTEIADLATADLHYEAMDKSERFKKQRAFGYTQDELNKILIPMVTEKKDPMGAMGYDAPLAVLSQRPQVLFNYFKQLFAQVTNPPIDGIREETVTSAMTLLGDEGNILNPTAQNANRIRLKTPILSRKEFAALEQQTKFAQPTVTLPILFKAEERDGLEARLESLFVEADEKIAAGAELLILSDDGVNADWIGIPSLLAVSGLHHHLVKAGTRTQVSIVVKTAEARDVHQCALLIGYGADAVFPSLAIDTFDGLIKEGRMKGFTLDEAESRYIEAITDGILKIMSKMGISTVQSYRGAQIFEAIGIGDDVIKHYFPGTASQIGGIPLEVIAQEAWLRHREAYHDIGYQSFTLNTGGEYQWRSNGEYHVYNPLAIHSLQQATRENDRETYNLYSDLMQNQNNAFLRGLLTFTSDRKPIPLDEVEPAEAIFKRFKSGAMSYGSISQEAHEALAIAMNRIGGKSNSGEGGENPNRFTPDENGDWRRSAIKQIASGRFGVTSHYLVNAEELQIKMAQGAKPGEGGHLPGNKVYPWISKTRGSTTGVGLISPPPHHDIYSIEDLSQLIFDLKNANQNARINVKLVSKTGIGTIAAGVAKGNADVILVSGYEGGTGAAARTSIRHAGVPWEIGLAETHQTLLLNGLRNKVVVETDGKLMTGKDVLVAAMLGAEEFGFATAPLVTLGCVMMRVCHLDTCPVGVATQNPELRKKFSGSADYVVNFFHFIVAEMREMMAELGFRSLTEIIGHKEFLTTHEKKEAHWKAKYIDFSNMLYSDDFYKNQVQYCTKQQDHKIDQTLDMRELVPLIQPALENGEKVTGTFAVRNVDRAIGTIAGSFISKKYGAEGLPEDTISLDFVGSAGQSFGAYTPLGMTLRIHGDANDYFGKGLSGGKLIVSPDAKTPIKPHDSAIVGNVTLYGATGGYAYMHGKAGARFAVRNSGATAVVEGIGDNGCEYMTGGAVVVLGEIGENFAAGMSGGVAYLYTNNKQATTAKINHELVNSRSTLNTSELTKLKQLIEQHANLTGSNFAKNILQNWEAEKANFIFVIPNEYEMMLTRITTLEQTGKTHDEAELQAFYEHKDGKLVAGVAK; encoded by the coding sequence ATGAAACAAACTAATTTACCAAAAAAACACGGCCTATACAACCCAGAAAATGAGCACGATGCTTGTGGAATTGGCTTCGTAGCAAATATTAAAAAGATTTCTTCTCATAAAATTGTCGAACAAGGTATTCATATGCTTTGTCAATTAAAGCACCGCGGTGGAGAAGTTGGTGGGGATACGGGTGATGGCGCTGGTATTTTACTTGAGATTTCAGACTCTTTCTTCCGACGCGAGTGTAGCAAACTAGGTATTAATTTGCCTGAAAAATATCATTATGCGGTTGGGATGTTTAATTTCCCTCAAAATAAAACAGAACGCGAATGTTTAATGGCCGAAACGGAAAAACTGATTGCGAGTGAAGGTCAAACATTCCTTGGTTGGCGCAAATTACCAACTGATGTAACAAAGGTGGGTGCCGGTGCAAGAAAAACAGAACCAGCGATTTATCAGCTATTCATTCAAAAAAATGCCAAGTTAGACGAAGCTGGGTTTGAACGAGCACTTTATTTAATTAGAAAGCAAATCGAAAAATTTGCTGCGACTTCTAAGCAAATTACAGAGACTTTCTACGTTCCAAGTTTATCCACAAGAACGGTTATTTTTAAAGGAATGTTACTACCAGAACAAATTAATCAATACTATTTAGATTTAGCAGATCCAGCATATGTATCGGCTTTTGCGCTAGTGCATTCTCGTTTTTCGACGAATACTTTTCCTAGTTGGGAGCGGGCGCATCCGTATCGATATTTAATTCATAACGGTGAAATTAATACGCAACGTGGTAATGTCAACTGGATGAAAGCTCGGGAAAAAAGAGCAGAATCTGATTTACTTGGAGAAGATTTAGCCAAATTGCTACCAATTATTGACGAAAGTGGTAGTGATTCGGCTACTTTGGATAATGCCTTAGAATTTTTAGTGCAGGCAGGCCGTTCGTTACCTCATGCGGCAATGATGCTTATTCCAGAACCATGGGATAAAAATCCGCATATGACGGATCCGAAACGTGCTTTTTACGAATATCATAGTACATTAATGGAGCCGTGGGATGGGCCGACATCCATTTCCTTTACGAATGGTCGAGTTATTGGGACGATTTTGGATAGAAATGGCTTACGTCCGGCGCGTTATTATGAAACGAAAGACCATACGATTATTTATTCTTCGGAAACGGGTGTTGTGCCAGTGGATCCGAGTGAAATTATTCGCAAAGAAACGGTTGGCGCGGGAACGATGTTGTTAATTGATTTAGAAGAAGGACGAATTGTGACGGATGCTGAATTAAAAGAAGAACTAACAACGGAAAAACCGTACCGTGAATGGTTGGAAGCAGAAATGACAGAAATTGCCGATTTAGCAACAGCCGATTTACATTATGAAGCAATGGATAAATCAGAACGTTTTAAAAAACAACGCGCATTTGGTTACACTCAAGATGAGTTAAATAAAATTTTGATTCCGATGGTAACAGAGAAAAAAGATCCAATGGGCGCAATGGGTTATGACGCACCACTTGCTGTTTTAAGCCAACGACCACAAGTGTTATTTAATTACTTTAAACAACTTTTTGCGCAAGTAACCAACCCTCCGATTGATGGGATTCGCGAAGAAACGGTAACTTCTGCGATGACACTACTTGGTGATGAAGGTAATATTCTAAATCCAACTGCTCAAAATGCTAACCGGATTCGCCTGAAAACACCAATTTTATCTCGAAAAGAATTTGCGGCACTTGAGCAACAAACAAAATTTGCCCAACCGACTGTCACTTTACCAATTTTATTTAAGGCAGAGGAAAGAGATGGTTTAGAAGCTCGCTTAGAATCATTATTTGTAGAAGCAGATGAAAAAATCGCAGCTGGGGCAGAATTGCTCATTTTATCAGATGATGGGGTAAATGCGGATTGGATTGGCATTCCTTCTCTCTTAGCTGTCAGTGGATTACATCATCATTTAGTTAAAGCTGGGACGCGTACACAAGTGAGTATTGTTGTGAAAACAGCGGAAGCGAGAGATGTCCATCAATGTGCGCTCTTAATTGGTTACGGGGCAGACGCGGTATTTCCAAGTCTTGCTATCGATACGTTTGACGGCTTGATTAAAGAAGGACGGATGAAAGGATTTACACTTGATGAGGCGGAAAGTCGTTATATTGAAGCAATTACAGATGGAATTCTAAAAATCATGTCCAAAATGGGGATATCTACGGTGCAAAGTTACCGTGGTGCCCAGATTTTTGAAGCAATCGGTATTGGTGATGATGTAATTAAACATTATTTCCCGGGAACAGCCTCGCAAATTGGCGGGATTCCACTGGAAGTTATCGCGCAAGAAGCTTGGCTCCGTCATCGCGAAGCCTATCATGATATCGGCTACCAGAGTTTCACGCTTAATACAGGCGGGGAATATCAGTGGCGCTCAAACGGAGAATATCATGTCTACAATCCACTAGCGATTCATTCTTTGCAACAAGCTACTCGAGAAAATGACCGTGAAACGTATAATCTTTATTCAGATTTAATGCAAAATCAAAATAATGCCTTTTTAAGAGGATTACTCACTTTTACAAGTGATCGCAAGCCGATTCCACTGGACGAAGTAGAGCCGGCCGAAGCCATTTTTAAACGATTTAAGTCTGGCGCGATGTCTTATGGTTCGATTAGTCAAGAAGCTCATGAAGCGCTTGCTATCGCAATGAACCGTATCGGCGGGAAAAGTAATAGTGGGGAAGGCGGCGAAAACCCGAACCGATTTACCCCGGACGAAAATGGCGATTGGCGTAGAAGTGCTATCAAACAAATTGCATCTGGTCGTTTTGGTGTAACAAGCCATTACTTGGTCAATGCAGAGGAACTGCAAATCAAGATGGCTCAAGGAGCGAAACCTGGTGAAGGTGGACACTTGCCTGGAAATAAAGTCTATCCATGGATTTCGAAAACGCGTGGTTCAACAACTGGTGTAGGATTGATTTCACCACCGCCACATCATGATATTTACTCGATTGAAGATTTGTCTCAATTGATTTTCGATTTAAAAAATGCAAATCAAAATGCACGTATCAATGTGAAACTAGTTTCGAAAACTGGTATTGGTACGATTGCTGCTGGCGTAGCGAAGGGGAATGCCGACGTTATTTTAGTAAGCGGTTATGAAGGCGGAACTGGTGCGGCGGCAAGAACAAGTATCCGTCACGCGGGAGTGCCGTGGGAAATCGGCTTAGCTGAAACACACCAAACGCTCTTGCTAAATGGACTTAGAAACAAAGTCGTTGTCGAAACAGATGGCAAACTAATGACAGGAAAAGACGTTCTGGTTGCCGCTATGCTCGGCGCGGAAGAATTTGGTTTTGCAACGGCACCACTCGTAACACTTGGTTGCGTCATGATGCGGGTTTGTCACTTGGATACATGTCCAGTAGGTGTAGCGACACAAAATCCTGAGCTGCGGAAAAAATTCAGTGGTTCGGCAGATTATGTTGTGAACTTCTTCCATTTTATCGTTGCTGAAATGCGCGAAATGATGGCGGAACTTGGCTTTAGAAGTTTAACAGAAATCATTGGACATAAAGAATTTTTAACTACTCACGAGAAAAAAGAAGCACATTGGAAAGCAAAATATATCGACTTTTCGAATATGCTTTATAGTGATGATTTTTATAAAAACCAAGTCCAATATTGCACAAAACAACAAGACCACAAAATCGACCAAACGCTTGATATGCGCGAACTTGTGCCATTAATTCAGCCGGCACTAGAAAACGGTGAAAAAGTAACTGGAACTTTCGCTGTACGAAATGTTGACCGCGCGATTGGAACGATTGCTGGCTCCTTTATTAGCAAAAAATATGGTGCAGAAGGATTACCGGAAGATACCATTTCACTTGATTTTGTTGGTTCAGCTGGACAAAGCTTCGGTGCTTATACGCCACTTGGCATGACGCTCCGAATTCACGGTGACGCCAATGATTACTTCGGAAAAGGACTTTCTGGTGGCAAATTGATTGTTAGTCCAGATGCTAAAACACCTATTAAACCGCATGATTCCGCGATTGTCGGGAATGTAACGCTTTACGGTGCAACTGGTGGTTATGCCTATATGCACGGAAAAGCAGGTGCACGTTTCGCTGTTCGGAATAGTGGTGCGACAGCTGTTGTGGAAGGCATCGGTGACAATGGTTGTGAATATATGACAGGCGGTGCAGTAGTTGTTCTCGGTGAAATTGGTGAGAACTTTGCGGCTGGAATGTCTGGTGGAGTTGCTTATCTTTATACAAACAATAAACAAGCGACGACAGCCAAAATCAATCATGAACTCGTAAACAGCCGTTCTACTTTAAATACTTCCGAATTAACTAAATTAAAACAGCTGATTGAACAACACGCAAACCTTACAGGAAGCAATTTTGCTAAAAATATTCTGCAAAATTGGGAAGCAGAGAAAGCGAATTTTATTTTCGTCATTCCAAATGAATATGAAATGATGCTGACGAGAATCACGACGCTTGAACAAACTGGAAAAACACATGATGAAGCTGAATTACAAGCTTTTTATGAACATAAAGACGGAAAATTAGTTGCCGGAGTGGCGAAATAG
- a CDS encoding LysR family transcriptional regulator translates to MELRQLKYFMEVARVEHMTKASENLHVAQSAVSRQITKLEEELGVHLFDRVGRNMQLTSVGQDFLKQAAIALNELQKAEALVTEYTDPAKGTVRVGLPNSLSTKVLPSVISTFREKYPQITYQFMEGTNEELTEMLLSGVLDMTFLSPVPESSEQIEAIRFFDEKLKLIVPKTHPLAENFTVSLKELASEKFVLYPEDFDLYKIVTKAANKKGFEPQIAFQSRDFYTIQGLVGAGLGISILPEMILDGAIFKETKSIALRDKELRRSVGIITTKKRNLSPSENLFRSFIISFFSN, encoded by the coding sequence ATGGAACTACGACAATTAAAGTATTTTATGGAAGTAGCCCGTGTCGAGCATATGACCAAAGCTAGTGAGAATTTACACGTAGCCCAATCTGCCGTTAGTAGACAGATAACGAAACTCGAAGAAGAACTCGGCGTGCATTTATTTGACCGTGTTGGAAGAAATATGCAACTCACCAGCGTTGGTCAAGATTTCTTAAAACAAGCAGCAATCGCCTTAAATGAACTACAAAAAGCCGAAGCACTCGTGACCGAATATACTGATCCCGCAAAAGGAACTGTTCGCGTCGGCTTACCGAACTCCCTGTCTACCAAAGTGTTGCCATCCGTTATTTCGACCTTTCGGGAAAAATATCCGCAAATTACCTACCAGTTTATGGAAGGCACCAATGAAGAACTTACCGAGATGCTCTTAAGCGGCGTCCTTGATATGACTTTTTTATCGCCCGTCCCAGAATCTAGCGAACAAATTGAAGCCATTCGTTTTTTTGATGAAAAATTGAAGCTAATTGTCCCTAAAACCCATCCACTTGCTGAAAACTTCACCGTTTCACTAAAAGAGCTCGCTTCCGAAAAGTTCGTACTTTATCCAGAAGACTTTGATTTATATAAAATCGTAACAAAAGCTGCCAATAAAAAAGGATTTGAGCCACAAATAGCATTTCAAAGTAGAGATTTTTATACAATTCAAGGACTTGTCGGAGCAGGTCTTGGTATTAGCATTTTGCCAGAAATGATTTTAGATGGAGCGATTTTTAAGGAAACGAAAAGTATCGCTTTGCGTGATAAAGAATTGCGGCGTTCGGTCGGGATTATTACGACAAAAAAACGGAACCTATCCCCTTCCGAGAATTTGTTCCGTTCGTTTATTATTTCGTTCTTTTCGAATTAA
- a CDS encoding GNAT family N-acetyltransferase codes for MIIRKEQPQDYEAIRRVNEEAFKGTVEADLIESIRTSDYYQPGLSLVAEAEDGLIVGYIMFSEISLEAAGRSRFILALAPLAVLPAYQGTRVGSRLMEEGIRLSREKAYPAIAVLGHADYYPRFGFIPSEQFAIPAPFDVPAEYFMLLELYDGSLENLAGTIHYPAAFSENN; via the coding sequence ATGATTATTCGGAAAGAACAACCACAAGATTACGAGGCCATTCGTCGTGTGAATGAGGAAGCTTTTAAGGGTACTGTGGAAGCAGACTTGATTGAAAGTATCCGGACATCCGATTATTATCAACCAGGTTTATCCCTTGTCGCAGAAGCGGAGGATGGACTTATTGTTGGGTACATTATGTTTAGTGAGATTTCGCTTGAAGCAGCCGGACGAAGCAGATTTATTTTAGCACTTGCGCCACTTGCTGTTTTACCTGCGTATCAAGGGACGCGAGTTGGCTCGAGATTAATGGAAGAAGGAATCCGTTTATCACGCGAAAAAGCATATCCGGCCATTGCTGTGCTTGGACATGCTGATTATTATCCGCGATTTGGCTTTATTCCTTCTGAGCAGTTTGCTATTCCTGCGCCATTTGATGTGCCTGCTGAATACTTTATGTTATTAGAATTATATGATGGTAGTTTAGAAAATTTAGCTGGAACTATCCATTATCCAGCTGCATTTTCTGAAAATAATTAA
- a CDS encoding iron-containing alcohol dehydrogenase family protein, whose product MLNKELIVRGAPQEYLCQVGAWDTLPTHLERRGLKNVLVVRGNASWEVAKKKFPVLSTVTSTFEVYNGGSTYEERDRLVAIMETNKMDAIIAVGGGKIADVCKATAAVLRLPVIILPTLASTCAAYTPLSVMYDEEGAMIRYDVFASSNALLLIDPEMILDSPKELLVAGIGDTLAKWYEADVIINSLPTKSVEIEIAHFAAKMCRDNLLQYSEEALAAMDKQVLNEAFVKIIETNILVGGMVGGFGDDYGRCAGAHSIHDALTMVPETHHLLHGNKVAYGILVQLVIENRWDEIERLLPFYSELGLPMSLYDMGLATLAEETLVAVSKRATEPHETIHMMPGEMTADVVLNAMKQLEDSMAMKRVAK is encoded by the coding sequence TTGTTGAATAAAGAATTGATTGTTCGCGGAGCTCCGCAAGAATATTTATGCCAAGTAGGCGCGTGGGATACATTACCTACTCACCTAGAACGCCGCGGTTTGAAAAATGTATTAGTAGTTCGTGGAAATGCTTCTTGGGAAGTCGCTAAAAAGAAATTCCCTGTTTTATCAACTGTTACATCTACTTTTGAAGTATATAATGGTGGTTCTACCTACGAGGAGCGCGATCGTCTGGTGGCAATCATGGAAACAAATAAGATGGATGCGATTATCGCAGTAGGTGGCGGAAAAATAGCTGACGTATGTAAAGCGACAGCAGCAGTTCTACGTTTACCAGTCATTATCTTACCGACACTTGCATCAACTTGTGCCGCTTATACGCCACTTAGTGTGATGTACGACGAAGAGGGCGCTATGATTCGTTACGATGTGTTTGCGAGTAGTAATGCGCTGTTATTAATTGATCCGGAAATGATTTTAGACTCACCGAAAGAGTTACTAGTTGCTGGAATTGGCGATACGTTAGCCAAATGGTACGAAGCAGACGTGATTATTAATTCCTTACCAACTAAATCAGTCGAAATTGAAATCGCGCATTTTGCTGCCAAAATGTGCCGTGATAACTTGTTGCAATATAGCGAAGAAGCACTTGCTGCCATGGACAAACAAGTATTGAATGAAGCGTTTGTTAAAATTATTGAGACGAATATTTTAGTTGGTGGAATGGTCGGTGGTTTTGGCGATGATTATGGACGTTGTGCAGGAGCGCATTCGATTCATGACGCGCTAACGATGGTTCCAGAAACACATCACTTATTGCATGGTAATAAAGTAGCTTATGGTATTTTAGTTCAATTAGTAATAGAAAATAGATGGGATGAAATCGAGCGTTTGTTGCCATTTTATTCTGAGCTCGGTCTTCCGATGAGTTTATATGATATGGGACTTGCGACACTTGCGGAAGAAACGCTTGTGGCCGTATCTAAACGTGCAACGGAGCCACATGAAACAATCCATATGATGCCCGGTGAAATGACAGCTGATGTAGTATTAAATGCGATGAAACAGTTAGAAGATAGTATGGCAATGAAACGAGTGGCTAAGTAA